The following are from one region of the Pleurodeles waltl isolate 20211129_DDA chromosome 4_1, aPleWal1.hap1.20221129, whole genome shotgun sequence genome:
- the LOC138287119 gene encoding olfactory receptor 5AP2-like, whose amino-acid sequence MEAANQTVVTEFLLLGLTQNPETQLLLFVVFVIIYTVTVLGNLGIIVLIRIANSLHTPMYLFLSMLSFVDLCYSSVVTPKLLSNLLQEEATISFGACGTQLFFFSGFAGTECLLLAVMSYDRYVAICHPLLYRVIMRTKVCLQLITISYAGGFVQSTVLTGFTFSLSFCGPNQVEKFYCDLPPILKISCSNTFTSEVVTFVFAVMIGVASLLTILISYACIIYTIVNKNSRGGRCKVFSTCASHFTCVILFYGTLLFVYLQPSTTYSTSFVVSLFYTVVIPMLNPIIYSLRNQDVKSALKRIFQRRILIKLV is encoded by the coding sequence ATGGAGGCAGCAAATCAAACAGTGGTGACTGAGTTCCTTCTCCTGGGTCTCACTCAGAATCCAGAGACTCAGCTCCTTCTCTTTGTGGTGTTCGTAATCATCTACACGGTGACCGTGCTAGGAAATCTTGGCATTATTGTACTGATACGGATTGCCAACTCCCTACACACACCCATGTATCTATTTCTCAGCATGCTGTCTTTTGTTGATTTGTGCTACTCCTCTGTTGTAACCCCTAAGCTGCTGTCCAACCTGCTTCAGGAGGAAGCTACAATCTCCTTCGGTGCATGTGGTACACAGCTTTTCTTCTTCTCAGGCTTTGCAGGAACAGAATGTCTCCTTCTTGCAGTGATGTCTTATGATAGGTATGTTGCAATTTGCCACCCTTTGCTCTATCGGGTGATCATGAGGACAAAGGTTTGCCTGCAGCTCATCACCATCTCTTATGCTGGTGGTTTTGTGCAATCTACAGTACTGACTGGCTTTACCTTCTCTTTATCTTTCTGTGGCCCCAATCAGGTAGAGAAGTTCTACTGTGACCTTCCTCCAATCTTGAAGATCTCCTGCTCTAACACATTCACCAGTGAAGTGGTCACATTTGTATTTGCTGTCATGATTGGTGTGGCATCACTTCTGACTATTCTCATTTCCTATGCTTGCATTATCTACACTATTGTGAACAAAAACTCCAGGGGTGGCCGCTGCAAAGTATTCTCTACATGTGCCTCCCACTTTACCTGTGTTATCCTCTTCTATGGAACCCTCCTTTTTGTGTATCTACAGCCATCAACCACCTATTCCACAAGTTTTGTGGTCTCATTGTTCTACACAGTGGTGATCCCAATGTTAAATCCCATTATCTACAGCTTAAGAAACCAGGATGTGAAATCAGCCCTTAAGAGGATTTTTCAAAGGAGAATTTTGATTAAATTAGTGTAA